The Amycolatopsis sp. DG1A-15b genome window below encodes:
- a CDS encoding NAD(P)-binding domain-containing protein — MGESKKHVGVLGLGRMGAALAGALLGAGHDVSVWNRSPLKAAPLLDRGARLAATPAEAASADVVLSCLSTYDTQQPVLEAASPKVLVNLTSGTPEQARGVAKWAASEGIDYVDGVIMAVPQGIGTPAAQILYGGSEPAFAAQRDVLEVLGTSVFLGEDAGLAALYDLALLGMMWSTMAGYLHALALVGTEGVTPERFEPLASAWQSAVGGFLPGIGAQVASGDYATDVSALDINAAGLGLLVETSRAQGIGTAVPAALRELFDRAVAAGHGSHAIASVIEEIR, encoded by the coding sequence ATGGGAGAAAGCAAGAAACACGTGGGCGTGCTAGGCCTGGGGCGGATGGGCGCCGCCCTCGCCGGCGCGCTCTTGGGGGCGGGGCACGACGTCTCGGTGTGGAACCGGTCGCCGCTCAAGGCGGCACCACTGCTCGACCGCGGTGCCCGCCTCGCGGCCACACCGGCGGAGGCGGCTTCGGCCGACGTCGTCCTCAGCTGTCTGTCCACATACGACACGCAGCAGCCGGTACTGGAAGCCGCGTCCCCGAAGGTGCTCGTCAACCTCACGTCCGGGACACCGGAGCAGGCGCGTGGCGTCGCGAAGTGGGCCGCGTCCGAGGGCATCGACTACGTGGACGGCGTGATCATGGCCGTGCCGCAGGGAATCGGGACGCCGGCGGCGCAGATCCTCTACGGCGGCTCGGAACCGGCGTTCGCGGCGCAGCGCGACGTGCTGGAAGTCCTGGGGACGTCGGTGTTCCTCGGCGAGGACGCCGGGCTGGCGGCGCTGTACGACCTGGCGCTGCTCGGCATGATGTGGTCGACGATGGCCGGCTACCTGCACGCGCTGGCGCTGGTCGGCACCGAGGGTGTCACGCCTGAGCGGTTCGAGCCGCTGGCGTCGGCGTGGCAGTCGGCCGTCGGCGGATTCCTGCCGGGCATCGGTGCGCAGGTCGCCAGCGGCGACTACGCCACCGACGTGTCCGCTTTGGACATCAACGCGGCGGGACTCGGCCTGCTGGTCGAGACGAGCCGCGCGCAGGGGATCGGCACGGCGGTGCCCGCGGCGCTGCGGGAGTTGTTCGACCGAGCGGTCGCGGCGGGCCACGGTTCGCACGCGATCGCCAGCGTCATCGAGGAGATCCGGTGA
- a CDS encoding SDR family oxidoreductase, protein MKYQGKKAVVTGGTHGMGLAVVRALLDGGAEVLLTGRDVTPLRGTLPGKAHLLSSDAARLADVAELGEVAADTLGELDLVFVNVGFSTLTSYEEATPELYDRTFDVNTKGAYFTARRLAPLVRSGGSFVFTTSVAAEAGIAGMGLYSAAKAAVRSFARTYAAELAPSGIRVNVVSPGYTDTPTMGVTGVPEQVLAEFKAIGDESTPLKRHATAEEVAAAVLFLAFDATFTTGADLPVDGGLGQRLTLPA, encoded by the coding sequence GTGAAGTACCAGGGCAAGAAGGCCGTCGTCACCGGCGGCACGCACGGAATGGGGCTCGCGGTGGTGCGCGCCCTGCTCGACGGCGGCGCGGAGGTGCTGCTGACCGGCCGGGACGTGACCCCGCTGCGGGGAACGCTGCCGGGCAAGGCGCACCTGCTGTCCTCGGACGCGGCGCGCTTGGCCGACGTCGCCGAGCTGGGCGAGGTGGCCGCGGACACGCTCGGCGAGCTGGACCTGGTGTTCGTCAACGTCGGGTTCTCGACGCTGACGTCGTATGAGGAGGCGACGCCCGAGCTCTACGACCGGACGTTCGACGTCAACACCAAGGGCGCGTACTTCACGGCCCGGCGGCTGGCCCCGCTGGTCCGGTCCGGCGGCTCCTTCGTGTTCACGACATCGGTCGCGGCCGAGGCGGGGATCGCCGGGATGGGCCTGTACTCGGCGGCGAAGGCGGCGGTGCGCTCGTTCGCCCGCACGTACGCGGCCGAGCTGGCGCCGAGCGGGATCCGGGTCAACGTGGTCAGCCCCGGCTACACCGACACGCCGACGATGGGCGTCACCGGCGTCCCGGAGCAGGTGCTGGCCGAGTTCAAGGCGATCGGCGACGAGAGCACGCCGTTGAAGCGCCACGCCACCGCGGAGGAGGTCGCGGCGGCGGTGCTCTTCCTGGCGTTCGACGCAACGTTCACCACGGGCGCCGACCTTCCGGTGGACGGCGGTCTGGGGCAGCGCTTGACCTTGCCCGCGTGA
- a CDS encoding NAD(P)H-dependent oxidoreductase codes for MNVLWVFAHPEPRSLSGALRDDGLRTLRELGHDVRESDLYAMKWNPVVDAADFGAEAGDGRLVVGATSARAHARGELSADIVAEQDKLEWADAVVVQFPLWWYGLPAILKGWFDRVFVKGFGYGVRAEDGRTLRYGEGRLAGKRAMVVLTAGAREPAMGPRGVNGALDEVLFPLHHGTLFYAGMSVLPPVAVYGADRVPDDRFAEARDRLRERLRTLATTDPIPFRTQNGGDYDEDLVLRPDRAPGVTGLAAHLTQAK; via the coding sequence ATGAACGTGTTGTGGGTTTTCGCGCATCCCGAGCCCCGCTCGCTGAGCGGGGCCCTCCGTGACGACGGGCTCCGGACGCTCCGGGAGCTCGGTCACGACGTCCGGGAATCAGATCTGTACGCCATGAAGTGGAACCCGGTGGTCGACGCCGCCGACTTCGGCGCCGAGGCCGGGGACGGCCGGCTGGTCGTCGGGGCGACGTCGGCCCGGGCGCACGCCCGCGGCGAGCTGAGCGCGGACATCGTCGCCGAGCAGGACAAACTGGAGTGGGCGGACGCGGTCGTCGTGCAGTTCCCGCTGTGGTGGTACGGCCTGCCGGCGATCCTCAAGGGCTGGTTCGACCGCGTCTTCGTGAAGGGCTTCGGGTACGGCGTCCGCGCCGAGGACGGCCGGACCCTGCGCTACGGCGAGGGCCGGCTCGCGGGCAAGCGCGCGATGGTGGTGCTCACCGCGGGTGCCCGCGAGCCGGCCATGGGGCCGCGCGGGGTGAACGGCGCGCTGGACGAGGTCCTGTTCCCGCTGCACCACGGGACGCTCTTCTACGCCGGCATGTCGGTGCTGCCACCGGTGGCGGTCTACGGCGCCGACCGGGTGCCGGACGACCGGTTCGCCGAGGCACGGGACCGGCTTCGCGAACGCCTGCGGACGCTGGCGACGACGGACCCGATCCCGTTCCGCACGCAGAACGGCGGCGACTACGACGAAGACCTGGTCCTCCGCCCCGACCGCGCACCAGGGGTCACCGGCCTGGCCGCCCACCTCACGCAGGCAAAGTGA
- a CDS encoding helix-turn-helix domain-containing protein, protein MAEFVHPNRHHVAVLVRHGMLVMELGIVHRLFGQARSAAGEPLYEVVTCTLEPGPVRTDADVAIPVDRGPEVLAEADTVIVPASLAEYEPMARVLTPPLKAALDRIPPAARIASICTGAFVLAAAGLLDGRRATTHWRSAEELQDRFPEVDVDPCVLYTDDGDVLTSAGVAAGIDLVLHMIRRDHGAAVANEVARGTVVSPHREGGQAQFVRRPVPEPRTSSTKAARAWALENLHRPLTLRELAAREAMSTRTFTRRFREEVGISALQWLTQQRIERARQLLEETDLPVDRVATEAGFGTAASLRQHFQAALGVSPSAYRSTFRGELAVQAG, encoded by the coding sequence ATGGCCGAATTCGTGCACCCCAACCGCCACCACGTCGCCGTCCTGGTCCGCCACGGCATGCTCGTGATGGAACTCGGCATCGTCCACCGCCTGTTCGGCCAGGCCCGCTCGGCGGCGGGGGAGCCGCTGTACGAGGTCGTGACCTGCACGCTCGAGCCCGGCCCGGTGCGCACCGACGCAGACGTCGCCATCCCGGTCGACCGCGGCCCCGAGGTGCTGGCCGAGGCCGACACGGTGATCGTCCCGGCGTCCCTGGCCGAGTACGAGCCGATGGCGCGCGTGCTGACCCCGCCGCTCAAGGCCGCCCTCGACCGCATCCCGCCGGCCGCGCGCATCGCGTCCATCTGCACCGGCGCGTTCGTGCTCGCCGCGGCCGGCCTGCTCGACGGCCGCCGGGCCACCACCCACTGGCGTTCCGCGGAGGAACTGCAGGACCGGTTCCCCGAGGTCGACGTCGACCCGTGCGTGCTCTACACCGACGACGGCGACGTGCTGACGTCGGCGGGCGTCGCCGCCGGAATCGACCTGGTGCTGCACATGATCCGCCGCGACCACGGCGCGGCGGTGGCCAACGAAGTCGCCCGCGGCACGGTCGTGTCCCCGCACCGCGAGGGCGGCCAGGCCCAGTTCGTCCGGCGGCCGGTGCCCGAGCCCCGCACGTCGTCGACGAAGGCGGCGCGGGCATGGGCGCTGGAGAACCTGCACCGGCCGCTGACCCTGCGCGAGCTCGCCGCCCGCGAGGCGATGAGCACGCGCACGTTCACCCGCCGCTTCCGCGAGGAGGTCGGCATCTCGGCCCTGCAGTGGCTGACCCAGCAACGGATCGAGCGCGCCCGCCAGCTCCTCGAGGAGACGGACTTGCCGGTCGACCGCGTCGCCACGGAAGCCGGCTTCGGCACGGCGGCCTCGCTGCGCCAGCACTTCCAGGCGGCGCTCGGGGTGTCGCCGAGCGCGTACCGGTCGACGTTCCGCGGAGAACTGGCTGTTCAAGCGGGCTGA
- a CDS encoding transglutaminase domain-containing protein has translation MDDFYVSHSRFSDPGPHADWLDATPADLAVLREAASQLVFHYWGSGDITEHGFPAARNDEITLRYAAVMWARLRELDPAPPGEPRPPLHRIVGCCRDFTLLFLSMARHHGIPARARVGFASYLMPGWYLDHVVAEVRTADGWRLVEPQLSPGFRDPVDDVAFDLLDVPRARFLTGPDAWTAVRSGELDPALLVISPDLDVPFLRGIPYAWHNLVFDLAALNKHEMLQWDIWGAIDDSATLAPATLARADELAELMADADVEQLRVAFEADDLRVPPVIHTVTPPGRLPAEVVLR, from the coding sequence ATGGACGACTTCTACGTCAGCCACAGCCGGTTCAGCGACCCGGGCCCGCACGCGGACTGGCTCGACGCCACCCCGGCCGACCTCGCCGTTCTGCGTGAAGCGGCGTCCCAGCTGGTCTTCCACTACTGGGGTTCGGGCGACATCACCGAACACGGTTTCCCGGCCGCCCGCAACGACGAGATCACCCTGCGGTACGCCGCGGTCATGTGGGCGCGCCTGCGCGAGCTCGACCCGGCCCCACCCGGCGAGCCGCGGCCGCCGCTGCACCGGATCGTCGGCTGCTGCCGCGATTTCACGCTGCTGTTCCTCTCGATGGCCCGCCACCACGGCATCCCGGCCCGCGCCCGAGTCGGCTTCGCGAGCTACCTGATGCCCGGCTGGTACCTCGACCACGTCGTCGCCGAGGTCCGCACCGCCGACGGCTGGCGCCTGGTCGAGCCCCAGCTGTCACCCGGCTTCCGCGACCCCGTGGACGACGTGGCGTTCGACCTCCTCGACGTCCCCCGCGCCCGGTTCCTGACCGGCCCCGACGCGTGGACCGCCGTCCGCTCCGGCGAGCTCGACCCGGCCCTGCTGGTCATTTCGCCGGACCTGGACGTGCCGTTCCTGCGCGGGATCCCGTACGCGTGGCACAACCTCGTGTTCGACCTCGCCGCGCTCAACAAGCACGAGATGCTCCAGTGGGACATCTGGGGCGCGATCGACGACTCCGCCACGCTCGCCCCGGCCACCCTCGCCCGCGCCGACGAGCTGGCCGAGCTGATGGCCGACGCGGACGTCGAGCAGCTGCGAGTGGCCTTCGAGGCCGACGACCTGCGGGTGCCGCCGGTGATCCACACGGTCACCCCGCCGGGACGGCTCCCGGCCGAGGTAGTGCTTCGCTGA
- a CDS encoding LysR family transcriptional regulator, with product MDDVEVRELRYFRAVAEELNFSRAAERLGMAQPPLSRAIRLLERRLGVQLFERTSRHVSLTPAGAVLFTESAKALDAVTAAVRRTRRAAQRTPALVVTAKPGVATDLLRRIADAHPDPVDVRVSGFGEQTEMLRDGRADVAVLGCHGGTHHGLDVEVLFSEPRVAALPSDHELAGRSVLTCADFAGRPTPCWPLSSAADRAYWSGQDVTGGSVTPGPIVHDSAQLLETVALGQAVALLPASVAELRSRDDVVYRPVVDATPYSLALAWPAGARDPRIARFVRTAAEVSEALPRPGAVPAG from the coding sequence ATGGACGATGTCGAGGTCCGTGAGCTGCGGTATTTCCGCGCGGTCGCCGAAGAGCTGAACTTCTCCCGCGCCGCCGAGCGGCTCGGGATGGCGCAGCCACCGCTGTCGCGCGCGATCCGGCTGCTGGAGCGGCGGCTCGGTGTGCAGCTGTTCGAACGCACCAGCCGGCACGTCTCGCTGACGCCGGCCGGCGCCGTCCTCTTCACCGAGTCGGCGAAGGCACTGGACGCCGTCACCGCGGCGGTCCGGCGCACGCGGCGGGCGGCGCAGCGGACGCCGGCACTGGTCGTCACGGCGAAGCCGGGGGTCGCGACCGATCTGCTGCGGCGGATCGCCGATGCGCACCCGGACCCGGTCGACGTCCGGGTCAGCGGGTTCGGCGAACAGACGGAGATGCTGCGGGACGGCCGGGCGGACGTGGCCGTGCTCGGCTGCCACGGCGGCACCCACCACGGCCTGGACGTCGAGGTGCTGTTCAGCGAGCCGCGGGTGGCCGCACTGCCCTCGGACCACGAGCTCGCCGGCCGGTCCGTGCTGACCTGCGCCGACTTCGCCGGCCGGCCGACGCCGTGCTGGCCGCTCTCCTCGGCCGCGGACCGGGCGTACTGGTCCGGGCAGGACGTGACCGGCGGGTCGGTGACGCCGGGACCGATCGTGCACGACAGCGCCCAGCTGCTGGAGACGGTCGCGCTCGGGCAGGCGGTCGCGCTGCTGCCCGCGTCGGTCGCCGAGCTGCGCTCGCGGGACGACGTCGTCTACCGGCCGGTCGTCGACGCGACGCCGTACTCGCTGGCCCTCGCCTGGCCGGCCGGGGCGCGGGACCCGCGGATCGCGCGGTTCGTGCGGACCGCCGCCGAAGTCAGCGAAGCACTACCTCGGCCGGGAGCCGTCCCGGCGGGGTGA
- a CDS encoding nuclear transport factor 2 family protein, which translates to MTEPQHNKEVVLAFLRLAFTEKRPVDAFAEYVGDGYVQHNPHAPASAAASARYLAGFVARFPELTLDVRRVIAEDDLVCTHSLLRLTPGSRGSAIADVMRVRDGRIVEHWDVVQEVPEATASGNPMI; encoded by the coding sequence ATGACGGAACCGCAGCACAACAAGGAAGTGGTCCTCGCTTTCCTCCGGCTGGCCTTCACCGAGAAGCGCCCGGTCGACGCCTTCGCCGAGTACGTCGGCGACGGCTACGTCCAGCACAACCCCCACGCCCCGGCGAGCGCGGCGGCCTCGGCCCGCTACCTGGCCGGGTTCGTGGCCCGGTTCCCGGAGCTCACCCTGGACGTCCGCCGGGTGATCGCCGAGGACGACCTCGTCTGCACGCACAGCCTCCTGCGCCTGACGCCCGGATCGCGTGGCAGCGCGATCGCGGACGTGATGCGGGTGCGCGACGGCCGGATCGTCGAGCACTGGGACGTGGTGCAGGAGGTCCCGGAGGCGACGGCGAGCGGCAACCCGATGATCTAG
- a CDS encoding TetR/AcrR family transcriptional regulator: MAVMSPRKAAAQQDGQSLHDLLLETAQKMIATHGTVGMTVRGIARMAGVADGVLYNHFSDKEELVARALLEHVRTTEAELGELPVPGEGTIIGNLRRHVEFGLALHKALVPAFSGLVAQPRVLERFAEISERSGYWRDRLVAYLEAERALGRLDPESEVDATAAMLVGYCHASVLTTVFPHTAPLDPPPVNSVVSAALHGIAPREIEPEADEAGTVADG, from the coding sequence ATGGCGGTGATGTCACCGAGGAAAGCCGCCGCCCAGCAGGACGGGCAGTCACTGCACGACCTGCTGCTCGAGACCGCGCAGAAGATGATCGCCACGCACGGCACCGTCGGGATGACCGTGCGCGGGATCGCGCGCATGGCGGGCGTCGCCGACGGCGTGCTCTACAACCACTTCTCCGACAAGGAGGAGCTGGTGGCCCGGGCCCTGCTGGAGCACGTGCGCACGACCGAGGCGGAGCTGGGCGAGCTGCCGGTGCCCGGCGAAGGCACCATCATCGGGAACCTCCGCCGCCACGTGGAGTTCGGCCTGGCGCTGCACAAGGCGCTCGTGCCGGCGTTCAGCGGCCTGGTGGCGCAGCCCCGGGTGCTGGAGCGGTTCGCGGAGATCAGCGAGCGGTCCGGCTACTGGCGCGACCGGCTGGTGGCCTACCTCGAAGCCGAGCGGGCACTGGGCCGCCTGGACCCGGAGTCCGAAGTGGACGCAACGGCGGCGATGCTGGTGGGCTACTGCCACGCCTCGGTGCTGACGACGGTCTTCCCGCACACGGCACCCCTCGATCCGCCGCCGGTGAACTCGGTGGTGAGCGCCGCACTGCACGGCATCGCGCCGAGGGAGATCGAACCGGAGGCGGACGAGGCCGGCACGGTCGCCGACGGGTGA
- a CDS encoding class I SAM-dependent methyltransferase, producing the protein MTGIVNTAQAEAWNGYEGEHWATHADRYDAVNSGFNGFLLERVGADDRVLDIGCGNGQLTRLAAARARSAIGVDLSGPMLATATARARAAEVPNVTFEQGDVQVHPFADGGFDLAVSRFGVMFFADPVAAFGNVRRALAPGGRLAFLCMTALAGTDLGRVFGAMAAYLPQPTGPDGSGPTSFADPDRTRAVLTEAGFEDVVCTPVEAGQVWGRDVPDAARFMAGWGPVRHHLGLLDSATAAKATEALAAALEPFAGPDAVRLRGTAWLVTGRRP; encoded by the coding sequence ATGACGGGGATCGTCAACACCGCACAGGCCGAGGCGTGGAACGGCTACGAAGGAGAGCACTGGGCGACGCACGCCGACCGCTACGACGCCGTGAACAGCGGCTTCAACGGTTTCCTGCTCGAGCGGGTGGGCGCGGACGATCGCGTGCTCGACATCGGCTGCGGCAACGGCCAGCTGACGCGGCTCGCCGCGGCGCGGGCCCGGTCCGCGATCGGCGTCGACCTGTCCGGGCCGATGCTCGCGACCGCGACCGCGCGGGCGCGGGCGGCCGAGGTGCCGAACGTGACGTTCGAGCAGGGCGACGTCCAGGTCCACCCGTTCGCCGACGGCGGGTTCGACCTGGCGGTCAGCCGGTTCGGGGTGATGTTCTTCGCCGATCCGGTGGCGGCGTTCGGCAACGTCCGGCGCGCGCTTGCCCCCGGCGGCCGGCTCGCGTTCCTCTGCATGACGGCGCTGGCCGGCACCGATCTCGGCCGGGTGTTCGGCGCGATGGCCGCCTACCTGCCGCAGCCGACCGGGCCGGACGGCAGCGGGCCGACGTCGTTCGCGGACCCGGACCGGACCAGGGCGGTGCTGACCGAAGCCGGCTTCGAAGACGTGGTGTGCACCCCCGTCGAGGCCGGCCAGGTCTGGGGCCGCGACGTCCCCGACGCGGCCCGGTTCATGGCGGGCTGGGGCCCGGTCCGCCACCACCTGGGCCTGCTCGACAGCGCGACGGCGGCCAAGGCGACCGAAGCCCTCGCGGCGGCGCTCGAGCCGTTCGCGGGTCCGGACGCGGTCCGGCTGCGCGGCACGGCGTGGCTGGTCACGGGAAGGAGGCCGTAG